AAACTGTGATACAGACACCAGGGTCGGAGTGCCATCCGGCCCTTTGTCTTGCCAGGAGCATCATTCCGCATCGGGCGGACCTGTGTGTGCATCCCGACACGATGTGCTCCTGAGTCACACGCAAGACCGCAGAAGAGCCCGGACCACAGGTCCGGGCTCTTGCTATTCGGGGACGTCGAACCGGTAGTCGAACGACGCCATGTCAGCGCGGATGACGAAGCGGGTGACATCGAGGGGGCCGGCCTCCGTGTGGTAGGTCCGGATCACTTCCAGGACCGGGGTCCCTTCGGGGATGTCGAGCTTCTGGGATTCAGGCGAAGTCGGCATCCGCGCGGTGATCTCCTCCTGGATCTGGAGAAGCGGACTCACTGCGTTGATTCGCGCGATGTGTCCCCCAGGCCCTTCACCAGCGACGACGGCCGGGGACTGCTCCCCGGTCTCGATGCTGAAGTAGGAGTCCGCGCTCTGGTTGATGGTGCCGTCCAGCGTGGTGACACGCCGACGCACCCAGACCGTGTCGCCTTCGTCCACGCCCTGGAGGCGCTCAGCGACCCAGGCCGGGGCCGAAGTCTGCTCTGTGTCAGACGTCTGGCCCACAGTCTTGCCCTGCTTGCCTCCCTCAGCCATCAGGATCGGCTTAGGGTCCTGACCTGCCCACACGGACCTGCTGTAGCGGTTGATTCCGTACCTGCGAACCTTCGGCTGCTCTCGCACGAAGTTCCCCCTCCCCTGGCGGCTGGTCACGAGGCCCTGCTGCCTAAGCAGAGCGATCGCCTGTCGTGCGGTGACTTGGCTGACCCCGTAGTGCTCAGCGAGCGCCGGAAGCCCAGGAAGTTTCTCCCCGGGCTGGAGACGCCCTTCCTCGATCTGACCTCGGATGTCGTCAGCTATCCGGACCTGTCGTGTGCGTCCATCCGTCTGCTCACTCATGGTTCCCACCATATCCATGTCTGTAGGTCTGTTTACAGACCCGAGTGTCTTATGTTCTCATTAAGTCTGTAAGCAGAGCTACAGAGTTAGCCTGTAGGGCTGTGAGCAGCAAGAAGGCCCCCAGCGGGGTGCACCGCTGAGGGCCGACGGATCACCTGTCTACGAGGAGACCCGCATGTCCATCATGCCCGCCACGAGGCGCCACACCACCACCGAGCCGGACTTGACCGCCGTGGTCCTGGTCCTGGCCCTCACCGAGCCCGACCTCCACACCCCCGCCCCCGACGAGACCCCCGACGAGCTGGCCGCCCGCGAGGCCGCGGCCGCCGACATCACCGACGACATCCTCTTCGAGCTGATGGGGAGCGCCGCCTGATGAACACCCAGAACCTGGTCGGGCACTCCGTGCTCGCGCTCCTGACCGCCGGACTCGCCGCCGCCGTCTACCTGGTCGCCGTCCACATCGCGTTCGGTGCCGGCATCGCCGTCGCCGCCCTCGGAATCGCCGCGATCGCCCTCACCACCCAGGCCCTGAACTCCCTGGCGGGAGGTGAGCAGAAGTGACCGCTCTCGCTCTCCTCATCGCCGGCGTTCTGGCCGGACTGCTCACCGCCCTGGCCGTGGCCCGGATCCGCCGCGCCACCCGCAAGACGCGCGCCACGCTCCGTCGCTGGGCTCGCACCCGCCTGACCATCACCCAGGCCCCCCGCAAGGCCAAGGCTCGGAAGGGAGCCCGCCGATGAACCTCCTGGTCACGCTGCTGCTGATCCCCGGCGCCCTGGCCCTGATCTGGGTCCTGGTCCGCCACCTGACCGGTGGCAGCGTCCTGCCCGACCGCGACGCCGACCTGGCGTTCCTGCAGAACCGGACGGAGGTTGACCGGTGACCACCGTGCACAGCATCCAGGCCGTCGGCATCCTCGCCGTCCTGATCACCCTGCTGCTGGTCCTGGCCGTCACGCTCCTGCGACTGGCCGCCCTGCCGCTGGCCGGAGCCGTCCTGATCCTGGACAGCGCCGCCGACCTGGCCGCCCGACCGCTCACCCTGCCCGCGCCGACCTCGGAGGGGACCCGATGAGCAAGACTCTGACCCCCGAGGAACTGAGGGAACAGCTCACCCGCCGCGAGAGCATCGCTAAGGTGCGCGAGGACGTCGCCGCCAAGCGAGCGGAGCGCCGCGCGGCCGCCAAGGCCCGCCGCATCGAGCGCGAGGCCCGCCTCACCGGCCAGCAGGCCCGGACCCGCTACGACGTCTACCAGTCCGGAGAGGCCCGAGCCCAGCGCATCTCCCGGACCCGCACTCTCGCCCTGGCGCTGCTGGTCCCGGTGCTGTGCGCGTTCGGCGCCTGGTCCGCGGCCGGTGTCCAGGCCGGGATGGTCACGCTGCTGAGCCTGGAGCCCGACAGCGCGGCCGCCATGATGGCGTGGCTCGTGGAACCGGCTCTGCTGGGGATCGTGGCGGGGATCATCATCATCCGAGCCCAGCTCCAGTCCGCTGGCGGCGACCTCGACGAGAGGGCCGTGCGGATCGAGTTCGGCGCGCTCGCGACCAGCATCCTGTTGAACTTCGCCGGCCACTGGCCGGAGCAGCTCAACGCGGAGGGGTGGGCGGCGTTGGCCGGTCACGCCCTCGGTCCGATCGGCGCGGCCGGGACCGCTTACCTGATCAGCCTCGTGCAGGACGGGGTCACCCACGCCAACCCGTGGACTCTCGACGACGGCACTCCGGCGCCCTCGCTGGTCGACTCCCGAGAGGACGACCAAGAGTCCGAAGAGGACGTCGAGGAGACTCCCGAGAGCCCTCAGGAGGACCACTCCCGAGCGCACGAGCTGGCGCTGATCCCTCCGGCCGGAGCACCCCGGTTGGCCGTCGTCGAGTGCTGCCGCCCCGTCGCCGGAAAGACCGTTCAGAAACCGCGACGTTCGACCGATGACCAGGCCGAACGCCCGGTTCAGAAGTCGGCCCCGGCCGACTCTCGAAAGGCCCGTGCAGACAAGGGCACCAAGGTCCCGGCCGCCGCGAAGAAGGCTCCGGAGTCCGACTCGCGAGTCTCGCCGCGCCGACTCTCGGACTTCGACCTCGCGGTGACTCTCCAGGAGCGGATCGACTCCCGAGAGCTGCCCGAGAGCCCGACCGTCAAGGCCGTTCAGGAGTCGCTGTCGGTCGGCTTCGAGAGGGCCAAGCGGGTCCTGGCGCTCCAGCAGGAGCGCACCGAGACCGTCGCTCCCGGACAGCTCAGCGTCGTCGAGAACGAGGGCCAGGAGGTGGCCGCATGAACACCGTCTGGCCCAACCCGAAGGGCTTCGACCACGACGCCTGGATGCGCCTGAACTCGCCGCTGTCGGCGGCCGCCGCCCGGACCCGGGGCCTGTGCCCCGGCTGCGGAGGCACCGGCCGCCTCTACTTCAGCTACGCCGATGAGCACGGTTACATCCTCTGCCACCGCTGCCAGCAGCCCCAGGACACTCCCGGTCTGGTCCACCACCGGCCCGCCATCGTCTCCCAGCACACCGGGAGCACCGGGTGGACCTACCAGGCCCGATGCACCTGCGGACACACCGGCCGCCGCACCCCGCACCGAGCCGCGGCCGCCCACGACCGCGCGATGCACATCGCCGCCGTCGCGGCCCCGGACCAGGCCCGGTGCACTACGCCCGGCCTGCATGGACACCCCTGGTGGGAGGCGTGCACGACCACCAGGGTCCACACCTAGAAATCTCGGAACCTAGATACCTAACCAGCCCGGAACCAGCGGGCGGCGGCCTCACCACCACAGATCCGCCGCCGCCCGCACCTCACAGAGAGGCACCACCAGCATGACCGCCGCGAACCCCGAGCACACCTCCGACACCGAGACCCACACCGCTGAGGTGATCGAGCTGCGTCCCGACCGCGTCTCCGTCGCTGAGCCCGAGGTCGTGGACGTCGAGATCCTCGACGAGGACCAGGAGGCCGGCACCGAGGTCTCCGTCCGCCCCAAGCTCACCCCGAACGTCATCGTCCCCACCAGCGTCCGCAAGGCCGGAGAGCTGGCCAAGCGCCCCGACCGCGTCGCGGCCGCCGTGCTCAAGCACGAGCTGGTCTACGGCAGCATCGGCACCGCCCGCGGACTCGGTTCCCTGTGGCGGTGGATGACCGCCGCTGAGCTGGACC
This genomic stretch from Nocardiopsis sp. YSL2 harbors:
- a CDS encoding GntR family transcriptional regulator; this translates as MSEQTDGRTRQVRIADDIRGQIEEGRLQPGEKLPGLPALAEHYGVSQVTARQAIALLRQQGLVTSRQGRGNFVREQPKVRRYGINRYSRSVWAGQDPKPILMAEGGKQGKTVGQTSDTEQTSAPAWVAERLQGVDEGDTVWVRRRVTTLDGTINQSADSYFSIETGEQSPAVVAGEGPGGHIARINAVSPLLQIQEEITARMPTSPESQKLDIPEGTPVLEVIRTYHTEAGPLDVTRFVIRADMASFDYRFDVPE